The genome window GGTGGAGGGGCCTTATGCGGGCCCTTCTTGTTCTTTAGGCTTTTTCACAGTAAGCCGCTAAAGCAGGATAAAATGAGAGCAGCACAAATGCATGATGTATACATCCCTATGGATCATGTGAGATGCTTTTCCAGCTCacgacataaaaaaacaatccaatcGGGTGAGCAATCACGAGTGGACATGCATTCTGATCAGCTGTTGCTTCAAGTctgtaaaggaaaaaaaaaaatagagcgcacgataataaataaaattgggaACAATTCCACGAGTGCAGTACAAATTAAATGACACATGGTTACCGTGACGACCAGCTACTTTCTCACTGATGGGTTTCCTCTGCAAAGGCAGCAGCGTCATCTCTGGTGATTTCAGTCAGCATTTCTGTCAAACGCAGCACAGgtagggtgttttttttttttttttttaataatgagAAGCAAGGGAATAAAGGTCATTATTTCTCCCTGTTTCTTCTTCTGGGGTTTGGTGTGTCAGCATTGCTAGTACTGTGCCACTATTGTGTGTTCATTTAATTAGTGTTATTGATATTTAGTAGCAGAAACTATTGCTACGATTAAATCAATAGGCCTTCAACAACTTCGGAAAAGCAAGTGAGAGCTACAGCGCCACCTTGTGATAACAAATTCCAAAAttaatcagcatttaaattggGTACACTTGCATTGTCAATACAAGTGTgggatcaaaataaaataggtaCAAAATCAGTATGTAGTTTGCAAACATTAgacatatttgaacacaaatggtgcgGCAACACTTGTGAACAGACAATGTAACAATACTACAATAGTGCGTTTTTGGACATGCACAACGTCTCAGAAATAAGCAACAAAAGACTaacttgatgaaataaaaaccagGGTCAGCTGTGGTACTGAAAAAGCACCTTTATTGTTGTTCTCATCGTCCGTCCATTTGCCATTCAAGTGCACCAGCACTGATGTCACAGTAAGCAAAGGTCACAGTACAACGATGACGTCAGAAGtatttgagagagagagagaaagaaaggaagacaCAAACGCACACCACACAGTCAGCTACATTCATTGTGGGCAGCACAACCAACAGGAGGCGGAGCGGCTTGATTTGGCTTCAGAGCTCAATggccaaatgtataaaaaaaaaaatggagttgaAGGGAGAAAGTGAGAGAGAAGAAGAGAATATCTGGGCTCAAGTTGTTCCTTAAGAGTAGTCAAGTAAGATGTTGGTCAGCTTGTTGGTTTAGGACTGGACCATAACAGAAAACTCTGCAGAGAATGAGAATATAATACACATGATTAAATAGTGCATATcattacaaataaatgaataaataaataaatattttttaaaaaagtctcTCCTAAAGTAGTTGGGGACACAACGTGACACATGTTCTTACCTTGAACTCCGATCTTGCCATCGCCATCAGTGTCACCAGCCTGGAGAAACGCCTTGGTCTCTTTGTCAGTCAGCGCTCTGGCACTAGCAGAGAAATTCTGCAGGAAGAGCCTGCACCGGGACCACAGAAAAACAGACTTTCTCAACATTTTTAGTTCTGCTTCATGTTAATATTTACATGCTGTCAAAAAAGTCTCCTTATTGGCTCCatgattgtttaaaaaaagtctaCAGACCCCTTTAttataatgtaatgtaatgtaatataatataatataatataatataatataatataatataatataatataatataatataatataatataatataatataatacgTATAGCCATGTTGCGCACTGGACAGGCACtggactgaaaaaaaacatgtggaaTTGATGGTGGAAGCATGTTTTGCATTGTACTGTCGCCCTCTCGTGGTCAAAGTCTGAAGCACATGCTTAAACCATTATAATGtaatacaatacaatgaaataaagtaaaataaattaaaaccactgaattataaaataaataattatgaatataataaaatataatataataaagtaTAGTAAATTAtactattattatattatatataaaccGTGACTGAGAAAAAAACGTGGAATAGATGGTGGAAGCATGTTTTGCATTGTACTGTCGCCCTCTCGTGGTTAAAGTCTGAAGCACATGCTTAAACCACTATAAtgtaatacaataaaatgaaatatattaaaataaattaaaataactaaattataaaataaataattatgaatataatataatatatattttgctaTATATTACTATATcgtattatattatattcataattatttattttttattgtagttatttcttttactttatttcattgtattgtattaCATTATAATGGTTTAAGCATGTGCTTTAGACTTTGACCACGAGAGGGCGACAGTACAACGCAAAACATGCTTCCACCATCaattccacattttcttttcagtcacggtttatatataatatattattatattttactatattttactccattttattttattaaattcataattattcatttttttaatgtagttattttaatttattttgctttatttcgTTGTATTGTACAACATTATAATGGTTTAAGCATGTGCTTCGGACTTTAACCACGAGAGGGCGACAGTACAATGCAAAACATGCTTCCACCATCAAttccacatgttttttttcggtCCATTGCCTTACGTGTATGTGTATTTTTGCCCCGCAGAGAGCCATGGCTCTTAAGAAAGTCAGCgctatttattatatttatagcAATAGTTATAGGTATATTGTTATAGACTTATAGTTATAGAGTTATGGAGTTATGGCGTTGTCCTCGCGTTCAGATTCATACTAAAATCGACATGacataataatgaataaaatactgCATTCTGTAAGTCAAACATGCATGCCATAATTATCTGCATGTCAGGCCATTCAACACCCAGCCGTTCAAATCCTCTCAGATGTTGCACGGTGCTGACATCATTCTCATTCCAGACATCCAATCTACACACAAGGTTCTGAGAAGATGAAATCTAAGCTGAAAGAGGGGTGGTAGCGGTTTGGATGGGGTCTTGGAGGGGGCGTCACCTACTtgagctcctcctcctcgatgAAGCCGCTCTTGTCCTGGTCAATGACCTCAAAAGCCTTCTTGATGTTTTCAGCGGACTTGCCGGCCAGCCCGACCTTAGCGAAGAACACCTTGTGGTTGAAGGAGTCGGCAGCTGGCAGGAGACATGTAGGCATGATGGACATTCTCACATATCATTCGCTTTCTGACTGCTtgacaaagaggaaaaagtgCGGGTGTAACACCGTGAAGGccgatttatttttgtctataAGCGTATTTAATGAAGTGTCAATAAATGTTATTGCATATCACAAGTCAATTCAATGTGTGACTCTGACTACCATGAAATTTTTACCTTGGCAAGCAGCAAGGGCTGCAGTGATGTCAGAGTCACTCAGAATTCCGGCGAATGCCATCTTTAACTATAAAAAGGGCAAAAGATGGACATGTCAAAATCTACCTGGATTCCACTCATTTAAAACAGAAAAGTTAGccggcccaaaaaaaattaaaaagtccTGTGGTCGATTCCATaactcccagacttccattGCGTGAAGTTGAAGACCTTAAGCCCAGAAAGAGTGAAACTCACCTTGTGGTTGGATCTCAAAAGACTCGAGAGGATTCACTGAGAAGAATCTGTTCACTGCAGTGGGGCCCGGCGGCGATATTGCATCAACTTATATACCTGCACTGGGCCGAAACATGATGCATAGGCCAAGTAATAGACACGCTTCGCAGCATGGTCGAAGCAGACGCTAAAAATGTGTCAAGTAGACGCAGCTGTTCTATTTATATGTACATTAAATGAAGATGCTTAAAATGGTAGGCCCACGTGGCGTGCAAAGGGTCCATGTTGAAAAGTGGTCGGTATCACGCCGGGCTAATTATACACGCTGCTGATTGGGGTGAAACCCGCGCTCGAGAGCAGAAAGACAGACACGAAGGCCAACTCGGTTTGGCGCGAGGCCATCGGGTCGACATATTTGACAGCTGGGTGGGTTTGTTTGGTATCGCAGCAACCGGTTCCCTCTAAGTCGGGGTTTGTCCACAACTTGCTCTTCGGAGCTTACTAATTTGACAcatgattaaataaatgatggatggacgaGAGAAAATCAAGTAATAACGAATGAATAATTTCAACCGCTGATTTGCTGTTTAATATGATATTTAATTCTGTCAAGTTCTTATTGCTTGAATCAACTTACAatgtcaatttaaaatgtgtcacGGTCAAGCGAGGTCAGTCACCTCGGACGACGCGGGGCCTCGGAGACTGTAACTATTCCTGCACCTACTTCAATATCCGTGTTGCATTACAAATATCCTAACAGCAGCATTTAAAGCCCATTAAAAGCAAGCAACGTCTTAGCCATCCATTCTAAACATCATCTTGACCGGATTCAAAAAGGGCCGTAAATAACCCGAGATCTGTCAAGAAACACGGACGCTGAAATGAAACAGAATAAAACTTTACAACTTATATTCATTCCGTAATTTGATACCGAAGTGGATGTTTCGCCGCCATCTACTTACGCTCGTCTGCTTGCGAGTGTAAaagttttaaataaatgcGCCTCACTTACACAAGTCCAGGAAATGTGCTGGCACAGAACGGCGGTGCCGCTGGCCAGttcattttgaaacattttgaggCTGGGCCAGAATTCAGGGTTCCCTTGTCAAACTGCCAGATTGTTAACTCTCACCTGCACACCACACCGATTACTGTCAATCATAAATACGACTATGATGACTACTACTAGAatcataaatcttttttttttttattgcaaaacgtttttttaCTGAAGCttataaaatgacaaagacttcattttttttagggtgTGTGTCTTTATTTATAGAACCAGTATGAGGAATAACATTACAGTTAAGATTCATTTAAACACTTGGAATGTTTTTCTACTCAAGCTCTTGTGTCTGTGGCTAATTTAGAACATCCACCCTGAGATTATTACCATACAATAAATCATAGAGACATCAAGTCAGGCTGCTCTTATGAAGACTTGACCAGTGCGGAAAACtctgaaatacaaaacaaagagggaaaataaatcatcttACTATAACAAGTAAATTCAGTTTTTGCGAAGATTATTTCGAGCACACTTCTATAATATTTAACATAGAACTGGCATCACTCTCtcaaaattgtaaaaatgaattaatacTTCAAATACCTTCCCATCCAATCTTGCCATCACCGTCAGAGTCGCCTTCTAGCAGGAAGCCTCTGGTCTCAGCAGCAGTCAACGTCCTGGCTCCTTTGGAGAAGTTCTGCAAGAAGAGTCTA of Syngnathus acus chromosome 19, fSynAcu1.2, whole genome shotgun sequence contains these proteins:
- the LOC119138184 gene encoding parvalbumin beta 3-like — protein: MAFAGILSDSDITAALAACQAADSFNHKVFFAKVGLAGKSAENIKKAFEVIDQDKSGFIEEEELKLFLQNFSASARALTDKETKAFLQAGDTDGDGKIGVQEFSVMVQS